In Pseudoxanthomonas sp. SE1, the genomic stretch CCGTGTAGGGTTGGCGATGATGTAGCGGGCCGCGACCAGCACATCGTCGTCCCGTCGCAATGCACGATCATGGAAACCTTGCGCCCATACTCGCCTTGGGGCCAGTACGTCGCGCACCGCATGCGCCGATCGCCCTTTCGCGGTACCCACCACGTGCGCAAGCGTGGCCGCACTGGTCAAGCGCATCAGTCCATGCCAATGGTCGGGCATCAACACCCAGCAAAGCAGTTCTGCGTGCGGCGACCATGTGCTGCTACAGGCAAGCACCTCCGACATCCTGCTGGCCGCCTCCCATCGACTGAAATGAGGCTCGCGCCGGTAAGTCGTAATGGTCACCAGATAGATGCGACCAGGCTCGGACCAACGTCCTCGTCGCAACGCCTGGTGACCAGAGCCCGGATGTGGAAAAGCCATGGCGCAGGGTCATGCGCCATGGCTCCAGCAACTATCGGTGAAACCCTTTCAGTGAGCGGCCAGAATTCCGATGCGGTCGGGGCTGAAGCCC encodes the following:
- a CDS encoding transposase, whose protein sequence is MAFPHPGSGHQALRRGRWSEPGRIYLVTITTYRREPHFSRWEAASRMSEVLACSSTWSPHAELLCWVLMPDHWHGLMRLTSAATLAHVVGTAKGRSAHAVRDVLAPRRVWAQGFHDRALRRDDDVLVAARYIIANPTRAGIASRIGGYPYWDAVWLGDSAGGSRG